Proteins found in one Pectobacterium atrosepticum genomic segment:
- a CDS encoding type II toxin-antitoxin system Phd/YefM family antitoxin, which translates to MPNIILSDTSASVSELKKNPMATVNAGDGLPVAILNRNQPAFYCIPADLYEKMLDALDDQELVKLIGERKNQPLVDVDLDSFL; encoded by the coding sequence ATGCCGAATATTATATTGAGTGATACCAGTGCCAGCGTCAGTGAACTGAAAAAGAACCCGATGGCAACAGTCAACGCTGGCGATGGCCTACCTGTCGCTATTCTGAACCGCAACCAGCCTGCGTTTTATTGCATTCCTGCGGATCTCTACGAAAAAATGCTGGATGCGCTGGACGACCAGGAACTGGTTAAATTGATCGGTGAACGAAAAAACCAGCCGCTGGTTGACGTGGATTTGGATAGTTTCCTATGA
- a CDS encoding siderophore-interacting protein: MSLANRTTSSAYRLFNLRLESKTLLSPSLARCVFTGPEVRQMKLDAPDQRIKLLFASESGELTPMTVSDTWYQDYLALPRERRPILRTYTLRSVSRDLQQATIDFVLHGDTGPASSWAGHAKPGDALQIVAPNAEADGASGGYEWAPHDGVEQVLLIADETALPAAMGILEQLATQPSPPSVQAFFEVPKAADCVTPSDFPFAQIHWLPREETGSTIWGERLLYAVQQDVKIPASACINRDDIAQETPEDELLWERATAHRPFYAWVAGESSAIKRLRRYLLDERHLDKETINFMAYWSHR; encoded by the coding sequence ATGTCTTTAGCTAACCGCACAACGTCTTCAGCCTATCGGTTGTTCAATTTACGTTTAGAGAGTAAGACGCTGCTCTCGCCTTCATTAGCGCGCTGTGTATTTACTGGCCCGGAAGTGCGCCAGATGAAACTGGATGCGCCGGATCAGCGCATCAAACTGCTGTTCGCCAGTGAAAGCGGCGAATTGACGCCGATGACCGTGAGCGACACTTGGTATCAGGACTATCTGGCACTGCCGCGTGAGCGCCGTCCCATTCTGCGAACTTATACGCTGCGTTCTGTTTCTCGTGACTTACAGCAGGCAACGATCGATTTTGTGCTGCACGGTGATACTGGGCCAGCCTCAAGCTGGGCGGGTCATGCTAAGCCGGGCGATGCCCTACAGATCGTCGCGCCCAACGCGGAAGCCGATGGCGCCAGCGGTGGCTATGAGTGGGCACCGCATGATGGCGTTGAGCAGGTGCTGCTGATTGCGGATGAAACAGCGCTGCCAGCAGCAATGGGAATTCTTGAACAACTGGCTACCCAGCCTTCTCCGCCGTCGGTGCAGGCCTTTTTTGAAGTGCCAAAAGCGGCGGACTGCGTGACGCCTAGTGACTTCCCTTTTGCGCAGATTCACTGGCTACCGCGTGAGGAAACCGGCAGCACAATATGGGGAGAACGCCTGCTGTATGCGGTGCAACAAGACGTGAAAATCCCCGCTAGCGCCTGTATCAACCGTGATGATATTGCACAGGAGACGCCCGAAGACGAGCTACTGTGGGAGCGCGCAACGGCGCACCGTCCGTTCTATGCTTGGGTGGCGGGAGAATCATCGGCCATCAAACGACTACGCCGCTATCTGCTCGACGAACGTCACCTCGATAAAGAGACGATCAACTTTATGGCTTACTGGTCACATCGCTAA
- a CDS encoding type II toxin-antitoxin system RelE/ParE family toxin, which produces MSYSVKFREDALKEWLKLDKTIQQQFAKKLKKCCENPHIPSAKLRGIKDCYKIKLRASGFRLVYEVIDDVLIIAVVAVGKRERSGVYHLASERMR; this is translated from the coding sequence ATGAGCTATAGCGTCAAATTCAGGGAAGATGCGCTGAAAGAATGGCTAAAACTCGATAAAACCATCCAACAGCAATTTGCCAAAAAGCTAAAAAAATGCTGCGAAAACCCTCATATTCCTTCGGCAAAGTTACGGGGGATAAAGGATTGCTACAAAATAAAGCTCCGGGCGTCAGGCTTTCGCTTAGTGTATGAAGTCATTGACGACGTATTGATTATAGCTGTGGTAGCAGTAGGCAAGCGTGAACGTAGCGGCGTTTATCATCTGGCAAGTGAGCGAATGAGATAA